The Panthera tigris isolate Pti1 chromosome A1, P.tigris_Pti1_mat1.1, whole genome shotgun sequence region ATTGAAGACTGTGTCTTACTGTTATTTGGAGGCGGTCATGAAGCAGAGCCTGTGAAATGAAGGAACGCCATCCGAGTCTGCCTTGTGCGAGACCTGCCCTCGGTGGCCACAGGAGGCAGTTCTGCTTCAGGGGCCAGGGATGCGGGGCATGACCAGCGCAGAGCTCTCCTCTCCCCGTGTGGCAGGGACTGGGGTCCGGGCGGCTCTTCCCCCGGCAGGCTCAGGCCCTTGTCTGTAAGGACTGCGCTCACCCTGccctcaacacccccccccccgcccccggccccggggcTCCTTTAGGGCCACTGCTTCCTGTTCGTGTTCTCTCTGCCTTCGATGCCAGCACCACAgggctttattttttacattttgagtttttatatttctgctttatttgatttttttatttaatatgtaaaatgaaatgttttaccATTTTTAGTCTCTGTTGTGTCTTCAGCACCGAGGACAGAGCAGGCACACAGAACTCTTTGCAAACACCTGTTGAAGGAGGGGATTTGTCTCCTCATGTACCCTCCCCCTCCTTTGTGAGGAGACTGACTGTGTCTTCAGAGAGGCAGCAGCATCCTCATGGGGCATTTTTCTTCCTAGAAACAGACACTTTACTGCTCCAGGAAAAAGAATGTTAGATTTCTAAACTAGTTTTGCAAACATATAGTGAAATGCTGGAATATAGTGGCTTCTAATTTGAAGACTATAATTGTCGCAGAATTGTAGGCTTTCAGAGCTGCTCTCCCAGGCTCTCTAGTCCCCCTGGAACATTCTGTAGGTGAGCAGGCAGCCCCCTAGGGCTCAGGGCAGGTTGGTGATGTGCCTGGGGCTGAGCCCCATCCCAGGGACATGAGAGCACCCAGGAGGGCCTGGTGGTCACGTCCACACGGACAAGGGTTCAACTTAGTAGCAGGATCTGCAACTGACCCACAGATGGGAAATGATAAAAGTAGGGAAGGTAAGAATCTGATTGGAAGCGTCATCATCCTGAAGCTGTCCCCTGCAGCCTTAATCCAGAAGGGCCCTCACCTGTTACCTCCTTGTCTTGTAGGCGTGGTGTCCTTGGTCGCCGTCCACCCCTCTACGGTGAGCACGCTGGGAAAGCAGCTCCTGCCAAAAACGTTCGGACAGTCCAATGTCAACATTGCACAGCAAGTGGTAAGGGGCCCTGGGCTGGCGGGCTGGAGGGTTCTGGATGGAGATGCGCTCCCTCTCAAGTGCCCACAGCGCTGGGATGGCCACCTGCCTCACGCTTCAGGAGCATGTACCTGTGGAGTGTGTTGCTTTCCTGGCTCGGGCCCTGCGTCTGCCCCACAAGCTCAGAGGGTACATCACTCCCTTGCTTAGGAAATGAGGGTGGTGTCCTTGTGGAGCCTGCAGTGGTTTCAGGGCTCTGTGGGCCGTCAGGTGCCAGGACAGGTGTGTCCCTGCTCTGGGGACCATGCTGGGTGCCTCCCACGGATTGATCCCCTGTGGGACTCGGCCCTTGCTCACGGGGCTCTGGTCACACTGAAGCAGCCCCAACTCTGGGCGTGAGCAGCATGGAGAGCAGGATGTTCGCTGCCCTCCTGAGTGCCCGCTTCTGGGTGAGCGTCCCCTGCAGCTGAGGACGTGCCCTGTCACTTACCCTGTCAGTGAAGCGTGACTGCTTTTCTAGCAGagttgctgtgggtttttcaaagCAATAGTATGTCGAAGTCCTAGACCATTTTTGGCTCATCACACCCTTTTAATAAATGTCTTTCTGATATAAGTTAAATATTCTactctatgttttattttgtaactcattttatttttaggtgttaCGTATTCTAGCAGCTTCAGCTTGTGAAACCTTCTTAATTATAGGATCAGTTCTGCTTTCACGGCCAGGGTGCATAGTATGGAGGAGAGTTAACGAGGATTTTTCTAACGGTGCCTCACTCTTGGTCAGTCTGGGAGTTAAGTCCCAGTCTGGGTCAGGCTGTTTCCAGGTGGAGCTAATGATGGTAACTCCTCCTTGGCAGATCCAGCGCTAGGAGCTACAGCTCACACGCTGTAAGGCGTCCCTCAGCCTTCATCTGCCAGCGGGTTGATGGTGAAAGGGTTGGCACATTGTGACCCGAGAGCCCAGGCTTTGTCTTCATGTGATGTGAATGTGCTCAGGCTCTCGAGGAGCTCTGCCCTGGCCCCGCCTGAGGCAGTGCCCATGGGCACGGCTTCCGGGAGAGTGGATAAGACGAGCGGGGCAGAGCGAGGACAGTTTCCTTTTCCCCCAGTGAGGCCATGCTCACAGTGAGCAGCTCAGCGCGCCTGCTGTGTTCTCATTGTAGAATAGATGCACCGAGAGGTCCAgctgagggaggggaaagggcgAGGGTGCCAGCTGCGGGGCCCAGGCCAGATGTCAGGAGCCCTCTTGTGACTCTCCTGCCTGTCCACGTGGGCGCTGGTGTCCTAAATCTGCTCTCCTGAGAGTGTAACCAACCAAGTCCTTGTAAAACGTGTCCAGTAATAGCCATGAGTGACGGGTGTCCGTGTTTCCCAAACTGTTGACCCTGAGCCATGGCTAAAGCACGTTCTCCACAGTGACCTAGGGCCCCGTGAACATACGCATTCATTTAACAGAAACAGAAGGTTCACAAGGCACATCTCCTGTCTGGGGATTTGTTCTGTcttgtcctcttttttttcagaaagcTTGCTATTTGATTTCATGGCTTTTGAACAAGGGTGGTCTCCAGTTTGGAAAGCACTGTGATGAAACTTTGATTATtggaaatgagaattaaaatagaaagaaattgagttgagcatttttctttctatggTTGATAAGTCTTTAGCTCTGACAGGAGACCTGTCCCATGGCCACAGCACATTCATCCCGCTAAGAAGGGGTGCAGGAAGCATCCCCCTGGCCTGAACGGTGGGCCTGGTGAGTCCCTAAGGCTGCACCCGTCCCCACAAAGGGCTGCCCTGGCACCTGGTGCCCCAGCACCTGGTGCCTGACCTTGACTCGTTCGACAGTGTCCTCGTGTCGCTAAGCTCTTGGCTGTGCAGAAACTGGGAGGTACTGTTCTGACCGTTCTTGGTGTGGGTGGAGTCTCGTACAAGATCCTGGAAAATGGACATATTTACTGGGCTCTACGCAGCAATGACTGTGTCCTCCATGTGAATATTTGCGTATTAATGGATGGGGCCAAATTCTAAGTCCTTGTCAAAGACAAACCAGGCTTCCCCTTCCTTTGGTGCGGAGATGGCGTGGGGCGCTCAGACTCAGCCGCCCTGCGTGCAGGGTGGGTCACACTTGCTCCCAGTGCTAattgcctccctcctccctgccctgcactGTTTGGGGTGCCGGGCCCCCACAAGCTGCCGCCGGGATGAGGCTCCCACATGTGGATGGGCTGGTGGGGCACTGCGAGCCCTGCCCTGTGACCCCTCTGTTCTGAGAGTTTTTCTATTTGCGTTTTGGCCTGACTTCACGCCTGGAAGACAGAATTTCACCCTTGTCCATCTCATGAAAAGGATGGGGAAAGTAAACTAGGGCAAGCGGAATGGGGGGCGGGGCGTTCCCTGAGGCTTGCGTGGCACGCCCCACTGTTAACCACGTCAACCACCATTAAGCACGGCCTCCTCGGGTGGGGCGTTTTCTGCTGCTCTTGTTGGACGGGGAGGACACCTGAGGTGGCTGAGGGAAGCGACGGTTCAGAACCTGAGAACTGACACCTGAGATAATGGCGCCCGTGGCTACAGCATCAGCCGTTGGGTGTTGCTCACACACCGTGTTCTCCCCAATCTTCGTGGCTCGAGAGACTCAGCAGTGGCTGGAGATGATGGGGAGTAAGAATGGCAGGGTCACGTGTGGGAGATTTCTGATTGTGCTCTGAATTGTCTCTTTTGACTGTAGGTAATTGGTACGCCTCAGAGACCTGCAGCGCCCAACACTATCGTGGTAGGAAGCCCACACACCCCTAACACTCACTTTGTCTCACAGAACCAGCCTTCAGACCCCTCACCTTGGTCTGCCGGGTGAGCACATTGCCTAGACTTGTACCCCCAGCTCTCTGGGCCACGCGGGCCGGCCGCCACAGCCAAAGTCAGGGCACGCTTTTCCTCAAAAAGGAGAAGTCTGGCTGCAGGGGAGCGCCCCCACGGTTCGGGGGGGCCACACTGTAAAGGGTGGGGAGTCGCCCCTGCCCCACGGTTCGGGGGTCCACACTGTAAAGGGTGGGGAGTCGCCCCTGCCCCCATGGTTCGGGGGTCCACACTATAAAGGGTGGGAGTTGCCCCTGCTCCATGGTTTGGGGGGGGCCACACTGTAAAGGGTGGGGAGTCGCCCCTGCCCCCATGGTTCGGGGGTCCACACTGTAAAGGGTGGGGAGTCGCCCCTGCCCCCATGGTTCGGGGGGTGCTGCACTGTAAAGGGTGGGGAGCTCTTGgcggaagaagaggaggaagctggCTTCTCCACGCTGCAGTAACTTTGACGCTTTTTCCGTTGTCTGCACCGCAAAGTAGCGTCTAGGGAGCACGGATCTCAAAGCAGCCTCACCCGCTGCAACGCTGTAACTCGGCTGTTCCACGGGTGACACCCCATTGGATGGTCCCACCACACTGTCACTTTGACCCTTTCCTCCAGTAAAGGCAGCCAGTGAGAAAACGATTGTACTCGAAGGTCAGCTCTGTgactttccttaaaaacaaagacttttgGAATTATGTCTGTATTGGTCCTAAAGCAAAAACCATCATTCCCTGAATCATCCATTGAGAAACTCAGAGCCACCCTTTCCTTGCTGTGGTGACTTAAGTTGAGATGCTGGGTTCCCCCCAGTCTGAAGTGCCCTCCAGCCTTCAGTGTCGGTGGCTGAAAGCTCACATCCTCCCCCAGAATTCTTAAATTTGCAGTGAAACGCCCACCATCCCTGTGTCAGTTGATGTGCTCTTAAGCAGCGGTGTCAGTGCGTCTGTGCACATCCGGCGTCCGCCCGTCCCGGGGGCCGACGCATGTGTGAGGCCTGGCCCTTAGAGGAGGGAGCCTCGGCCCCATCACCGTGCGCAGCAGTCTGCAGATGAGCCAGGTCCCTGGGTGTGTGCGTGGGGGCTCGGCCTCGCCCCGCTTGCCGGGCCTGTGGGTGAGCGTGTTGCTGCGACACGGATGCTGAGGGTGCTGAGGGCGCTGCCATTCCTCTGTGTTTTGAAGGAAGCGGCACCGGAAAGGGGAGAAGAACGGGAAGGGCCTGCGACACTTCTCCATGAAAGTCTGTGAGAAGGTGCAGAGGAAGGGGACCACGTCCTACAACGAGGTGGCCGATGAGCTGGTTGCCGAGTTCAGTGCCGCCGACAACCACATCCTACCGAATGAATCTGTGAGTGTGCGCTGCGTGGCGGGGAGGCCCGGTGTCTCGGCGCCCGCTGGTGTTTTCTGAAGCaatttgagacacacacacacacacgagtcagAGAACCACACTGAAGAGTGTTCCTGACCTACCTGGGGTGCGGCGCCCTCTCGCCCCAGATCCAGTCGTGCGCGGGCTCTGACTCTCCCTTCACATTCCGTGGGGACGCGAGGAGTGAGTGACTCACCACCGCTGGTGGGTTGCTGGGTACCATCTTGAGTGTGTCCGGGTCTGCTGTTGAGGTGTTTCCCTGGGAACTGTTCTGGATGGTCTGGAAAActcctgctctgccctccccaggcTTATGACCAGAAGAACATAAGACGACGAGTCTATGACGCCTTAAATGTGTTGATGGCCATGAACATCATCtctaaggagaaaaaggagatcaAATGGATTGGTCTGCCCACCAACTCGGCTCAGGAATGTCAGAATCTAGAGGTATGTGGCTGACCCGTTATTTTCCATGGTGCCCTGTAGGTGTACCCCAGAGCAGCGTGTTTGGTGCGGACGTTTGTGTGGGCGCCCCGTGGGTGCCCGCTTGGGGTCTGGTGCTGTGGGTGCCCCGTGGGTGCCTGCTCGGGGTCTGGTGTTGTGGGTGCCCCGGGGGTGCCCGCTCGGGGTGTGGTGCTGTGTGTGCCTTGCCTGGACCAGGGGTCCGCCTCTTCCCCGTGCCCCCCGCTTGCCCGCCAGATGTTGGTGTGTGGCCCATCCAGCTCGTCTGTGCTCTGTGGGCCCCAGCCCAGTTGAGGGCGGTGCACCCAGCGGAGGTAAATTCTGAGTCCTGGCTTGTGGGATTTGAGTTTTATATCAACCGTGTCCAGAAAacgagagaagacagagaagggtgTGTTGTTCTGAGACTGAAGAAACGCCCCCGTGTCCCATCCCACGGGCCACGTCCCTTCTAGACTGTTTCCCCGCCAGGAGATTCCTGGCAGGCCTGTCCTGCGGGACACTGTCAGATGCGTTGTGACGGTGTGGTCTTTGTCTTGAAGGTGGAGCGGCAGAGGAGGCTGGAAAGGATAAAGCAGAAGCAGTCTCAGCTTCAGGAGCTCATCCTGCAGGTAACGGCCCTGCTCGCAGCAAGCGCCCCTGCGCCCACATAGTGTCCTGGCCAGCTCACGTGCAGGACGGAGGGCGGGAGGGCGCGTTCACACGGCTCACCAGTGTTGTCCTGAGTGCTGTGTGTCATGCACCTCGCTTAACGGACTCTGTCACAGGCGCACGAATAGGAGACGTAGTGCAAGCAGGGTCGTACTGCCCGCAGCCTCGGAGCGGGTCCTCAGTGGGTAAGAAGGGATCCGATCGTTCATGAAATCTCTGCTTTGAGAGTTTGAATGCACCCGCTGGGCTCCTGCACAGGCGTCGCAGACGTGAACTCTAGACGTGGGCCTTGTTCCcagagagagtgcgtgtgagcAAACGTGTAGTGTGTGTGCTGGTTGTTACAGAGTCTAAGTGGCAGGAGGGATGCACTTTGGAGGGTAGCACGTGAGCCTTCCCTAGGACAGGTACGAAGCACGTTCTGGGGTGTGATGGCGAGTGTGGGTCAGAGGTCAGCACCCGTGGTCGGTGGGTGGCACCGTCCCCTGCTCCTGCAGAGATGTCCACAGGTAGGGCCCTCGTCCCTGTATGGTCCTGGAGATGTCTGTTCTGGGTTGGAAGGAGAAACGGAGCTTGCTGGAGGGGTGGCCAGTCCCTGGATTGAGGCTGTGGTGTTGGGACCGTCTGGCTGGGCCCTGGGAGCAGGGGGGGGGGAAGTCCAGTGCAGGGAGGTCAGCTGCCACAGAAGTGCTGGGTGGTCAGGAAAGGGAAGATAACTTAGTGATTTATTGAGGTGCCCTGTACCCCAAGGGCAGTGAGACCACAGGCCCTGTGGTCAGGTTGGAGGGTGTGGGGGAGCCCTGGGACCCTGGGGGGAAGTGTAGGGAGGTCTCAGGACAGACAGGCCCAGCAGCTGAGGTTGGGAGATCTCTGAACAGGGAAAAGTCCAGGAGGGGCCAGCAGGGAGGTTGGGATGCCTGCTGGCCCCGCACCTGCAGACCACGGCGGAGGCTGAACGTCTTGTCCCGCTGGGCGGTCTGGGTGTGGGGGCACCCtacctgagcctcagtgtctcctTCGCCCCAGAGGAGGTCTCCTGTGGTGGGAATGCTTTGCTGGGCAGGAAGGCGGGAAagcagcaccccccgcccccatccttcTGCTCGGTGAGCACCGAGGCACCaggccagctggggagggaggggcgctTTCTGCCACAGCAGCGGGAAGGTCATCCTGAAGGTGCTGTCATTTTGGGGCTGAGCACCTGTGTCCCCAGAGAGCCCTGCCCCGGCGGTGTGCTGGCATTTGCTCCTCTGGGAGGTTCTGGGTGTGTGGCTGCATGTCTGCCTTCTGGGGTGGGGTGCATACAGGGGACAGGCCGGTCTTGAGGATGTTTCTGTCTTAGAGGTGTGAGCACCTGCATCCGTTCTCCTCGGGGTGTGTGCTTTTCTTCAGGGTGTGCTTTCTCTGCTGGGCCCTGAtgccctctccgccccccccccccccccccccccccgcccactgtCCTCTCTGACCTCTCAAGGGGCTGACCCCTGTTTCTGTGCTGTGCGGCCGGGGGTGGGGTCGTCGGGGACTCCTGTGGACAAGGCCTTAGATCGAGGCAGCTGGTGTGAGCGGCTGGCGGTGGCTCCTCTTTTGTAGCAAATTGCCTTCAAGAACCTGGTGCAGAGGAACCGCCAGGCAGAGCAGCAGGCCAGCCGGCCGCCCCCCCCAAACTCGGTCATCCACCTGCCTTTCATCATCGTCAACACCAGCAAGAAGACTGTCATCGACTGCAGCATTTCCAATGACAAGTAGGTAGTCCCCGGagggccctcccacccccccaggtCCCAGCTGAGGCTCAGGTCGGAGTGGAGGATGCCACTCTCACAGTTAGGAAAGACAGAGTGCGTCTGCTTGCTCGTTTGTACAAGTACTGACTCTGATTATTAAGTACAGTCTTTTAGCATAATTAAGTTACAGACTCATTTCTCACGTCCCTGGTTAtaaacatttgtcttttaaaaggaaaacaggggcccctggggggcttagtagggtgagcatctgactctaggtctcggctcaggtcatgatcttggggttcacgagtttgagcccctgcatcaggctctgctgatagcagggagcctgcttggaactctctctccctctctttctgcccctccccattcacactcactctccctctctcaaaataaatggataaacgtttaaaaaatacataaaagggaaACAGATAAAGTCTGAGGTGTTGTTACTAGCACACCTGTTTAAACATCCAGAGAGCTTGTTCACTGGGGGGGTGCTGCGGGCAGTGCAGAGTGGAGCCCGTGGGTTTGGCAGGACAGCAGATAAAAAGGGGCCCAAGTGAGGTTGGGGTGAGGGGCGTTCCCGCTGAGGGGACTGGAGccactcctgcccctccctgtcttgaAGATGGCAGGTGACTCCCTTTCTGGGGGTGACTGTCCCCAGGTTCGAGTACCTGTTCAACTTCGACAACACGTTTGAGATCCACGACGACGTTGAGGTGCTGAAGCGCATGGGAATGGCCTGCGGCCTGGAATCTGGCACCTGCTCTGCCCAGGACCTGAAGACAGCGAGGAGCCTGGTGCCCAAGGCACTGGAGCCCTACGTGACAGGTCAGTCATGTCCGAGAGCCACGGGGGCCCCACCCTAGCCTGGGACGTCTGGCGAGAGCAGGGACGGCCTGGGCGGGAGGGCTGGGGctgtgggggtagggggagtgTGGCATGGGGAGGCCACAGCGGTGTGCTGTGGCTTTGCCGGTGTAGTTGACGAGATGAAGGTGCTAAGTGAGGGTTTCACCTTCTGGGTgcaagtggggtggggctggaggtctCGCAGGCAGGACGGCCCCCCCGACCCCCAGAGGGCCGTCGGTGCCCCCTGCCAGGTGACCCAGCGTGGCCTCCTCCTGACTCAGGGGCGAGGAGCTGTGTGCCTGGTGAGCTGAGAGCTGGTCCTCTCACTGCCTTCCCTTCTGGGGACTTCTCTGCTGAGCACCAAGGCCGTGGCCACAGAGGGAAGGGGCTTTGTGGTGAGAGAGCTGTGGCGGGGGCTGTCCCCCAGAGGTGCTGGGCTGGATTGGACCCCCGGGCGCCTGCCACCCCCCAGGGCCCTGGACAAGTCCCTGGCACTGGCTACACTCTGGCACACCCACTCAAGCCGGCAGTCACGGTTGGTCCCTCTTGGGGAGGAAGGTGCTCGGGGGTCCGGCCGTCCGGCCCATGGCCGCCTGGTTGCAGCGCGAGCCTCCACCTGTGACCTTTGCTGcgttttcttctcttctcagagATGGCTCAGGGATCGATCGGAGGGGTGTTCGTCACATCGGTGTCCACCTCCAATGGCACGAGGCTTTCTGCCAGGTGACCGCGGCTCTGGACGGGGCGGGACCCCACACGCAGGCCAGGCACAGCTCACAACACAACCCTGTTGTTGCCTCTTAACACACTTGGGGCCACAACGTGCACAGAATTTTGTTCCCTGCTCTCTTCAATTTGCCATTTACTGTAGTAGTTTTTGTGTGTCACTAAAGGAGCTTTATTATTTGAACCATTGGGTGTTAGTCTTTGGTCCAGCCGTCCCACGGAACAGAATTATGTTGTTCCTGGGTATTTATCTTAggtttttaaagattaatataattttttctctattgGCAAAACAGGGTTTTATTAACTTTCACGGTATATTAGGTTACACGTTACCCATATTACCTTCTGTCAGTCCTACATAatgataaatgttaaattttttaaaatataaggtaGACAAGCAGTCTGTAGGTTCAACAAAGTGGGATGGATCTGATCTGATAAAGGACAGTGTAGCTTTCTGTGGCCATCACGCGACTCCTGGGTTCTGTGGCACCTGCACTGAAGTCTTTGGTGGGGTGTCTGGCCCCGGTCAGGGTTAGGTGGAGGtcagctccctccctctgcctgtgtgcctgtgcgtgcgtgcatgtgtgtgcgtgtgtgcagtAGTCTGTGTGATGCTGATAACCAGTTATTGCAAGAGGCAGAATTTGGGTATTTTTTAGCTTTTCATGTTCATGAAATTGTTTTTACTGATTAAAGTTTCAGAGACGCACATCAGCTTTTACATGAGGGAAGCAAAGCCATTAccatttcagaagaaaaaccAACTTAAACACCAGCCTGACGTTTACAAAAGCACAGTAATTTGCTGGGCAGTTGGGTGGTTCCCACTTAGAAAAGAGGCTGCAGTTTGAAGCAGCCTTAGGGCTAAATTTTTGGCCTTTTCTGATGTTTGCGAGGCTGGGTTTCCCAGTTGTGGGGTTCCTTTGTCAAAGAGCATAATGATGAATGGTCCTCATCGTACCGTGCGAACAAATCCTAACTAGCGAGGGGCATGTCTGCTTGCGCGTTAGAGAAAAGCATCGCCGTGCCCCAGCTCtggcctggggcagaggtgggggcagtGCCCTCAGGGCCCCGTCCATGCTGGCCCGCCAGAGCCGTCCACGCTGGCCCACCAGAGCCGCCCTCGGCAGTCGTTCCGTGCCTAAAACGCGTGTCCTGCACAGCTCTGCCCCCACGTTCTGTGCTCTCAAAGCAGCTGCAGGCCTTCTAGGCTGGTGGCGGAGGGGTACCCGAGTCCTGCACGCTTGCAGGAGGTGACCGGCCAGAATCTGGGGGATCTCTGTGCAGCTCTGTGTTGCAGGCTGGAATCCCTTTAGTGTCTGATGTCTCTTAGGGTACTTTTCTTGTTGCTAGACCCAAATACCAAGGAATCACAGTGACTTTTGACAACAAGTGTCTGAACAGGTCACACGGGTGTGTGCACCTCTTAGTGGGTGTGGGCAGTCACCTTTCGGGGCCCCAGGACTGTGTCTGCTGCCTTGTGTCTgacccactctgtgccaggggCCGCCTGAATCCAGAGGTGTTTCCTCAGGaccccagtttttaaaatctctctgtTCTAGGCCAGGGTCTTGCCTGAGGCACTGGTGCCATTTGGGGGTAGATGACTGTCCTGCATGCTGCCCGGTGCCTTGTTGATGTGTTTGGTGGCACCCTTGGGCCCAGGTGCCAGTAGTCACCCCCCTCACACCCCATGTGACAGCCAGAGATGATTACGTGTCCCCTGCTGAGACTCTCAGGGCCCAGTGCCAACATAGATGGGTTCCAGACGCACGTCTGAGCAGCCCTGCTTCCCTCCAGCACCCAGCCCTGCGActccacctctctgggcccctgctccctgccctgccGACCCCACTGGCCTTCAGAAAGTGCCATTTCATGAAATGGTAGAATGTGTGGGGTCCTGGGGGCTGTTCCTGGAAGTTCAGGTTGCAGAGTGTGTGAGACTCATGTGTTACAGCTCTGCTCCCAGGGCTCCGCACGGTacagggcagggggtggtggtggtggtggtggagtgtGGGCCTGGGGTGTCCTttacacacgcacgcacacacaagtgCATATATATACCATCGCAAGGCAgtacacatgcacgcatgcaACCACACGTGCACATGACTACACACGTGCATATACAaccacatatgtgtatacacgtGCACACAaccacatgcatgcatgcatacacacatgtgcatatacaaCCACACACAACCACATACgtgcatacatgtgcacacacaactATGCACCTGCATATATAACCACATACAGTCACACACgtgcatacatgtgcacacacatacatagccATGCACATAACACGTGCACACACAACTCGCTGGGCACCCCCGTGCGCTGCCATCTGGAATGCCTTGCTTTGGAGGGCTCCATGTCCTTTTTGGGGCCCCTTTTTCCTCACCTGttgtcccctccctcctggagaTCCAGGAGGTCACAAGTACGAGGCCTGGAAGAAGGACCTGTGGTTTCCAGTTTGAGCCTGTCGGGGCTTGGTTTGTGATGTCATGACAGATATTGTGGCCCTGCCGGCGTTGCCTCGTGTGCGGTGATCTTTGTCTTGAGGGGGGCTTGGGGTGAAGCGCCAGCTCGGCGGGAGCGGACGTGGGGGCGCCCCACTCGGGCTGCATGCTGCTGACCGCCTTGTCTCCTCGTTCCCGCAGCGACCTGACCAATGGTGCGGATGGCGTGCTGGCCACGAGCTCCAGCGGGTCCCAGTACAGCGGCTCCCGGGTGGAGACCCCCGTGTCGTACGTcggggaggacgaggaggaggacgacgacTTCAATGAGAATGAGGAGGAGGACTGACACCCGCGGCCGGCCCTCACAGTCCGCGTCGGGAGAGACTGCTTTTGGTGTGGGCTGGGTTCCTCCTTGGCCCCTCCCGAGGAGACGCCAGA contains the following coding sequences:
- the TFDP1 gene encoding transcription factor Dp-1 isoform X3, translated to MAKDAGLIEANGELKVFIDQNLSPGKGVVSLVAVHPSTVSTLGKQLLPKTFGQSNVNIAQQVVIGTPQRPAAPNTIVVGSPHTPNTHFVSQNQPSDPSPWSAGKRHRKGEKNGKGLRHFSMKVCEKVQRKGTTSYNEVADELVAEFSAADNHILPNESAYDQKNIRRRVYDALNVLMAMNIISKEKKEIKWIGLPTNSAQECQNLEVERQRRLERIKQKQSQLQELILQQIAFKNLVQRNRQAEQQASRPPPPNSVIHLPFIIVNTSKKTVIDCSISNDKFEYLFNFDNTFEIHDDVEVLKRMGMACGLESGTCSAQDLKTARSLVPKALEPYVTEMAQGSIGGVFVTSVSTSNGTRLSASDLTNGADGVLATSSSGSQYSGSRVETPVSYVGEDEEEDDDFNENEEED
- the TFDP1 gene encoding transcription factor Dp-1 isoform X1; protein product: MTTSHSGGRRAEHLVSVQAGLIEANGELKVFIDQNLSPGKGVVSLVAVHPSTVSTLGKQLLPKTFGQSNVNIAQQVVIGTPQRPAAPNTIVVGSPHTPNTHFVSQNQPSDPSPWSAGKRHRKGEKNGKGLRHFSMKVCEKVQRKGTTSYNEVADELVAEFSAADNHILPNESAYDQKNIRRRVYDALNVLMAMNIISKEKKEIKWIGLPTNSAQECQNLEVERQRRLERIKQKQSQLQELILQQIAFKNLVQRNRQAEQQASRPPPPNSVIHLPFIIVNTSKKTVIDCSISNDKFEYLFNFDNTFEIHDDVEVLKRMGMACGLESGTCSAQDLKTARSLVPKALEPYVTEMAQGSIGGVFVTSVSTSNGTRLSASDLTNGADGVLATSSSGSQYSGSRVETPVSYVGEDEEEDDDFNENEEED
- the TFDP1 gene encoding transcription factor Dp-1 isoform X2; this translates as MTTSHSGGRRAEHLAGLIEANGELKVFIDQNLSPGKGVVSLVAVHPSTVSTLGKQLLPKTFGQSNVNIAQQVVIGTPQRPAAPNTIVVGSPHTPNTHFVSQNQPSDPSPWSAGKRHRKGEKNGKGLRHFSMKVCEKVQRKGTTSYNEVADELVAEFSAADNHILPNESAYDQKNIRRRVYDALNVLMAMNIISKEKKEIKWIGLPTNSAQECQNLEVERQRRLERIKQKQSQLQELILQQIAFKNLVQRNRQAEQQASRPPPPNSVIHLPFIIVNTSKKTVIDCSISNDKFEYLFNFDNTFEIHDDVEVLKRMGMACGLESGTCSAQDLKTARSLVPKALEPYVTEMAQGSIGGVFVTSVSTSNGTRLSASDLTNGADGVLATSSSGSQYSGSRVETPVSYVGEDEEEDDDFNENEEED